A region of the Saccharomyces cerevisiae S288C chromosome II, complete sequence genome:
ttttttttttggatagTAAATAATGCACTTTTGACTAGATCTTGAGTATTTAGTTGAattgaaattaaagatACAGTGTATAAAAATtatacaaaaaataaaggaaacttgtatattgaaaatagGATTGCCAATACATGGATTGAGACagagaattttttatcttcatATCCAGATATTCGTAGGAATAACAAAGTTTTAGTGACCCAAGGTATAAATTGCGAAAGACCTGCGGAGTTGGCGGCGAACACTGACTTTTTGGGCATCAACAAAGGAATCAACTACAACTTTGATAGCTCTATCCAAATCATAAGAAGACACAAATTCAGATAATCTCATTTTAGCAAAAGATTCTGCAATTCTTAGAATAGATTCTAAATGACGAACTGTGATTGGAAACGAACCTGTAGAAATACTTTCTCTTCTCAAATCCGCATATACCCTGCTAACCTTATCCATATCCATCTGATGCAATTTAGGGTATATTTTTGTCCTCGCATAGTGAATatatttcatcaataattCCTGTGGAATAGGCGAGATCTCTTCCTCCTTCTTCCTTTGTCTTTGAAGTCTTCTTTGCCTTGCATTAAGCTGCTCatttatttcatcttctcCTTGTTCTATCGCCGATTCgccattatttttaagCTCTTCGCCTTCTCGATCTTCATCGTTTTCTGGATGAGATCTTACATGAGAATCGACAACAAATGTGGCCAATCTTTCGTCTGcctcttcatcaacaaGGTCTCTGACAACAcataaaatatcaaatctaGACAGAATAGGCTCGGTCAAACTAACATTCTGAGCTAAAGGCAAGGTTGAATTATATCTACCACCATTAGGATTTGCCGCAGCAATAATTGAGCAGCGCGCTTGTAATGTAGTAACAATACCGGCCTTGGAAATGGAAATACTTTGCTGTTCCATAGCCTCATGAATAGATGTACGATCCTGATCGTTCATCTTATCGAATTCATCAATTAAACAAACACCCTTATCAGCCAATACTAGCGCCCCCCCTTCTAAGGTCCATTCTTTAGTAATAGGATCTTTTCTGACGGATGCTGTCAGACCGACAGCCGAAGCACCCTGACCAGTTGCAAAGACCGCTCTATGCGCTGTTTTCTCGACGTATTTTAAGATTTGAGATTTGGCAGTACCTGGATCACCTAATAATAACACATTGATATCACCACGAATAGAATGTTTTCCATTGACGTTTTTTGGAACACCTCCAAATAATGAGCACGCGACTGCAGTTTTAATATCTCTATGACCATAGATAGACGGTGCCATCGATGatataattttatcaattatACCACGATCCCTAGAAATCTTTCTAAATTCacgttcttcttcttcagtcCAACTGAAAACATCCAACCCTTCTTCGCCTTCGTTAGCTGTATTGCcctctcttctttttatagaATTTGCCTCGATAATTGTTGCAAAAACGGGGAATCCGTTCTTTGCATTCAAGTTACCATCGTAGTTATTTTTGTAGATGCCGGTAACTTCTACCTCTTCACCTGGCTTGGATACATCTACCAAATCCGCCAACAAAATGACTTCTCTATGTCTTGGTAGACGGCCTGGAGGAACGGTTCCGGGAGCTTCCTGGAGCGTAACCCTTTGATAATTTCGGTACACAGTTTTTTCTCCATTGACTCTAAAGGGACCTTTTGATTTGCAGTTTGTACAGAATGAGAttctaatttcttcattagaatcttgaaaaaatgggCCCAAAATGGAGCCACATTTCAAACAATTGAATTTGACATATTTTAATTGAGGGAAGACTCCTGTTCTTCTTGTCACCACCCCAGTGACGCGTACTAGAGAGGACAAATTAGACTCACGCAATTCACGTAAACTGTATATTGTTGGAAAATCAGAGATTCTTACGTGAATTTCGGAGTGAATACGGGCATAATCTGGGTAATGCAATTCTGTTGCCTCCATAGCCACGAGATCgaatattttcaacatttctTCTGGACATTTAGCTAAAAATAGTGCCAGGATGGCTTTGGACTCCGCTAAGTGTCTATAATTAACCTCCAAAGATTCAGAATTCATTTCACCTAATGTTCTAATACGTGCACCATATACAGAACGACCCGTTTCATCTGTATATTCCAGCAGGAATGATTTTAACTCTCTGGCAATAGTTCTTGAGACATTAGGTTGTGTTATCCATTCCGAGTAACTGTTAGCCTTAACGTTACTCAGAGATTCTAAAGTAAGTTCTTCTCTTAATGGGTCAATGTCCATGTCACTCAATAGATCGTCATCACTATTCTCTAAGTCCTCATACTGCCTTCTCCTTCTTCGTCTTTGCACAGGAAGGCCCATTTCATCAAGTTGCGCTGCaccttcttgttcttcGTCCTCGTCATCTATGTAGGCAACATTTCTCAATAGCCTATCTCTTTCATTTAGTTGAGCATCAATGCGGCGACGTTCGCTTAAAGATAGTTCTTGTTGTTCCCTGTCGTCAACTTGATCTGGATCATATCTATCTCTATTATGATCAGCCGCATAATCCTCATACATATTATCGTCCATCAAATCTACTTCGTTCATTTGTTCTTcaacttcatcaatatctGGTACATCGTCAACTTCATTATCGTCACCTTCAGGGTTAATCATATCTGGAGAACCAATAGGTGATGAAACTGGGTTCATCCCCCCTCTAAAATGTTGCTGAGGTGAGGATGGCGGTAGCTCATTTTCTGAGTCCGAATCATCTTCCTCACGTCTACGTCTTCTATTATCAGACATCACTTATATTGTAGTTGTGTTATACTTCTTAGAAAAGAGGCAAAGAGGTGTGTGGAGTATTATTAAGTAAACTGTACCAAAATGTGTAGATTATAGGATATTCACCATTTACTTTCTGGTTTCGTTTCTCGAAATTTTTCGTTGTCCTATTTTCTTCGGTAAGTAATTAGATTTCCTAAAAAAGGCATAtgataaataatattacaCGCGATTCCGCCATCTTGGGTTTCCCACATACATACTTCacgaagaaaagaaagaatttagTATTGTGTAATAAAATTGATGTTTATGTTTAAATATTTACAGAATGTTTAAACAGGTATTTAATCCATTTAGATGAAAAGTTAgtccttttcctttttagcATCCAAAATCTCAAATTCAGCCTTCCATACTGAATTACCTTCTTTCGTATTCACATccttgaataatttttggAATATATCATTATACCAATCAGCAGCTAAAG
Encoded here:
- the MCM2 gene encoding MCM DNA helicase complex subunit MCM2 (Protein involved in DNA replication; component of the Mcm2-7 hexameric helicase complex that binds chromatin as a part of the pre-replicative complex; binds and transfers parental H3-H4 to Pol32p facilitating the transfer of parental histones to the lagging strand via Pol1p during DNA replication; relative distribution to the nucleus increases upon DNA replication stress), which translates into the protein MSDNRRRRREEDDSDSENELPPSSPQQHFRGGMNPVSSPIGSPDMINPEGDDNEVDDVPDIDEVEEQMNEVDLMDDNMYEDYAADHNRDRYDPDQVDDREQQELSLSERRRIDAQLNERDRLLRNVAYIDDEDEEQEGAAQLDEMGLPVQRRRRRRQYEDLENSDDDLLSDMDIDPLREELTLESLSNVKANSYSEWITQPNVSRTIARELKSFLLEYTDETGRSVYGARIRTLGEMNSESLEVNYRHLAESKAILALFLAKCPEEMLKIFDLVAMEATELHYPDYARIHSEIHVRISDFPTIYSLRELRESNLSSLVRVTGVVTRRTGVFPQLKYVKFNCLKCGSILGPFFQDSNEEIRISFCTNCKSKGPFRVNGEKTVYRNYQRVTLQEAPGTVPPGRLPRHREVILLADLVDVSKPGEEVEVTGIYKNNYDGNLNAKNGFPVFATIIEANSIKRREGNTANEGEEGLDVFSWTEEEEREFRKISRDRGIIDKIISSMAPSIYGHRDIKTAVACSLFGGVPKNVNGKHSIRGDINVLLLGDPGTAKSQILKYVEKTAHRAVFATGQGASAVGLTASVRKDPITKEWTLEGGALVLADKGVCLIDEFDKMNDQDRTSIHEAMEQQSISISKAGIVTTLQARCSIIAAANPNGGRYNSTLPLAQNVSLTEPILSRFDILCVVRDLVDEEADERLATFVVDSHVRSHPENDEDREGEELKNNGESAIEQGEDEINEQLNARQRRLQRQRKKEEEISPIPQELLMKYIHYARTKIYPKLHQMDMDKVSRVYADLRRESISTGSFPITVRHLESILRIAESFAKMRLSEFVSSYDLDRAIKVVVDSFVDAQKVSVRRQLRRSFAIYTLGH